The following proteins are co-located in the Deinococcus metallilatus genome:
- a CDS encoding Uma2 family endonuclease, translating to MSGPAPNFWEHAQEMTEEEYLRTEPDSPIKREFVDGYAYPLHGPTLAQAGASSGHGEITLNIGAALLRPAREAGCHVYTSDMRVNATNPTGKRVYYYPDVVVTCEPMPRDATFSREPCLLVEVLSPRTGHMDRNDKLWAYTSLPSLQTYLIVDATRRFVRVIQRTAGGWEEVELAGGGTIPVPCLDTTLTLGEVYAGVLDP from the coding sequence ATGAGTGGCCCTGCCCCCAACTTCTGGGAACATGCCCAGGAAATGACGGAAGAAGAGTACCTCCGCACCGAGCCGGACAGTCCTATCAAGCGGGAGTTCGTGGATGGGTACGCCTACCCGCTGCATGGGCCGACGCTGGCGCAGGCGGGGGCCAGCAGTGGGCATGGAGAGATCACCCTGAATATCGGGGCGGCACTGCTCCGCCCAGCGCGGGAGGCAGGTTGTCACGTCTACACCTCGGATATGCGGGTGAACGCCACCAACCCCACCGGAAAGCGCGTGTACTACTACCCGGATGTGGTCGTGACCTGCGAACCGATGCCCCGCGACGCCACCTTCTCCCGTGAACCCTGTCTGCTCGTCGAAGTCCTCAGCCCCAGAACGGGCCACATGGACCGCAACGACAAACTCTGGGCCTACACCAGCCTCCCCAGCCTCCAGACCTACCTGATCGTGGACGCCACCAGGCGGTTTGTCCGGGTCATCCAGAGAACGGCGGGCGGCTGGGAAGAGGTGGAACTGGCGGGTGGGGGAACCATTCCTGTTCCCTGCCTGGATACGACGCTGACGCTCGGTGAAGTGTATGCGGGCGTTCTCGACCCCTAA
- the murA gene encoding UDP-N-acetylglucosamine 1-carboxyvinyltransferase — protein MQLTPLHIQGGRELSGEIAVQPSKNAALPIIVASLLSSEPVTLHGVPRLSDVYTILDLAHHIGTRHVWVGPNSLTLHTPEILNTDAPYALVSKMRASFIMMGALLARAGQATVSMPGGCAFGYRPVDQHVKAFRALGIRVVEEGGNFGAQREGSLNGAFVFELLTVGGTQNAILAAVLGDGVVTLENASIDTDVVDLIHFLNSLGADIQGGGTNTLTIRGVKALRGGEYRIIPDRIEAGTFMIAAAATRSRLTLTNVRPDHLRAVSSKLMEMGVDILEAEDRLIVDARDRELKPVNVTTQSFPGFPTDVQPQMSALLATVPGTSVVQDPVYPDRLTHVAELHRMGANITVSGYTQVIQGGALHAAPVKAADLRAGAALFIAALTTEGETVIDGVQYLNRGYERLAERLRSIGANAWQPQPVLANAMD, from the coding sequence ATGCAACTGACGCCGCTGCACATCCAGGGAGGCCGGGAACTCTCCGGCGAGATCGCTGTCCAGCCCAGCAAGAACGCGGCGCTGCCGATCATCGTGGCCAGCCTCCTGAGCAGCGAACCCGTCACCCTGCACGGGGTCCCCCGCCTCTCGGACGTGTACACCATTCTCGACCTCGCGCACCATATCGGCACGCGCCACGTCTGGGTCGGCCCCAACAGCCTCACCCTGCACACGCCCGAGATCCTGAACACCGACGCCCCCTACGCCCTGGTCAGCAAGATGCGCGCCAGCTTCATCATGATGGGTGCCCTGCTGGCCCGCGCCGGTCAGGCGACCGTGAGCATGCCGGGTGGTTGCGCCTTCGGGTACCGCCCGGTCGATCAGCACGTCAAGGCCTTCCGCGCGCTCGGCATCCGCGTGGTGGAAGAGGGGGGCAACTTTGGGGCCCAGCGGGAGGGCAGCCTGAACGGCGCCTTCGTCTTCGAGCTGCTGACGGTGGGTGGGACGCAGAACGCGATCCTGGCCGCCGTGCTGGGAGACGGTGTGGTGACGCTGGAAAACGCCAGCATCGACACCGACGTGGTGGACCTGATCCACTTCCTCAACAGCCTGGGCGCGGATATCCAGGGGGGCGGGACCAACACCCTCACCATTCGCGGCGTGAAGGCGCTGCGCGGTGGGGAGTACCGGATCATTCCCGACCGCATCGAGGCCGGGACCTTCATGATTGCCGCCGCCGCCACCCGCAGCCGCCTCACGCTGACCAATGTGCGCCCGGACCACCTGCGCGCCGTCAGCAGCAAGCTGATGGAAATGGGCGTGGACATCCTCGAAGCGGAAGACCGCCTGATCGTGGACGCCCGTGACCGCGAGCTGAAGCCGGTGAATGTGACCACCCAGAGCTTCCCCGGCTTCCCCACGGACGTGCAGCCGCAGATGAGCGCGCTGCTCGCCACCGTGCCCGGGACCAGCGTGGTGCAGGACCCGGTCTATCCCGACCGCCTCACGCATGTCGCGGAACTGCACCGCATGGGCGCAAACATCACGGTGAGCGGTTACACCCAGGTCATCCAGGGCGGTGCCCTCCACGCCGCGCCGGTCAAGGCCGCCGACCTGCGTGCCGGGGCGGCCCTCTTCATCGCCGCGCTCACCACCGAGGGCGAGACGGTGATCGACGGCGTGCAGTACCTCAACCGGGGCTACGAGAGATTGGCCGAGCGGCTGCGGTCTATCGGCGCCAACGCCTGGCAGCCCCAGCCGGTGCTGGCGAACGCAATGGACTGA
- a CDS encoding transcriptional regulator — protein sequence MPKKERKRLQVVISEEQDALLTRTAYELSSPERLISKSEVVRLAIEKIARELGEGEHLEEYRNLLENEDVADDQNG from the coding sequence ATGCCGAAGAAGGAACGCAAACGCCTCCAGGTCGTTATCAGTGAGGAGCAAGACGCGCTGCTGACCCGCACCGCCTATGAACTCTCCAGCCCCGAGCGCCTGATCAGCAAGAGCGAGGTGGTCCGCCTCGCCATCGAGAAGATCGCCCGTGAACTCGGCGAGGGCGAACATCTCGAAGAGTACCGCAATCTGCTGGAAAACGAGGACGTGGCCGACGACCAGAACGGATAG